In the genome of Carnobacterium pleistocenium FTR1, one region contains:
- a CDS encoding DUF871 domain-containing protein: MRRLGISVYPNHSSVSEIRDYIDLAAGYNFKRVFTCLLSVEGDKETIVQEFTDVISHAKEKGMEVIADVSPKVFGELGISYNDLTFFKEIGADGIRLDMGFTGNEESIMTFNSQELKIELNISSGTKYLDNIMSYQANADNLMGCHNFYPHRYTGLNYDHFIETSKQYKAHGIVTAAFVNSPSSHIGPWPVNEGLCTLEMHREWPIEVQAKHLWATEVIDDVIIANAFASEAELKALSEINSYQLTLMCELEESVPELEEKIVVEEFHFNRGDVSDYVVRSTQSRVKYKGHEFAPFNTPDMKKGDIIIETSLYAHYAGELQVALQPMKNSGKSNVVGHVVEEEQFLLDYLKPWQKFQFKLKSND; encoded by the coding sequence ATGAGAAGATTAGGCATTTCTGTTTATCCAAATCATAGTTCAGTATCAGAAATCAGAGACTATATTGATTTAGCAGCAGGTTACAACTTTAAACGGGTATTTACATGTTTGTTATCCGTAGAAGGCGATAAAGAAACAATCGTTCAAGAATTTACCGATGTGATTTCACATGCTAAAGAAAAAGGGATGGAAGTTATTGCAGATGTGAGTCCAAAAGTATTTGGTGAACTAGGCATCAGTTACAATGATTTAACGTTTTTTAAAGAAATTGGTGCGGACGGTATTCGTCTGGACATGGGCTTTACTGGAAACGAAGAATCGATTATGACATTTAATTCGCAAGAATTGAAAATTGAATTGAATATCAGTAGTGGAACTAAATACTTAGATAATATCATGAGTTATCAAGCGAATGCGGATAACTTAATGGGGTGCCATAATTTTTACCCACATCGCTATACAGGGTTAAATTACGACCATTTTATCGAAACGAGTAAGCAATACAAAGCACATGGGATAGTGACAGCTGCGTTTGTCAATTCGCCTTCTTCACATATTGGACCATGGCCTGTCAACGAAGGATTATGTACGCTTGAAATGCATCGTGAGTGGCCAATTGAGGTTCAAGCCAAGCACTTATGGGCAACCGAAGTTATTGATGACGTGATTATTGCTAATGCATTTGCTAGTGAAGCTGAGCTGAAAGCCTTAAGTGAAATTAATTCTTACCAATTAACACTTATGTGTGAATTAGAAGAGAGCGTTCCTGAACTAGAAGAAAAAATCGTCGTAGAAGAATTCCATTTTAATCGCGGAGATGTATCGGATTATGTGGTTCGCTCGACTCAAAGCCGTGTGAAGTATAAAGGGCATGAATTTGCACCATTCAACACACCGGATATGAAAAAAGGCGATATCATTATCGAGACATCCTTATATGCTCATTATGCCGGTGAACTGCAAGTCGCCTTGCAGCCAATGAAAAATTCTGGCAAATCGAATGTTGTTGGACATGTTGTAGAAGAAGAACAGTTCTTATTGGACTATTTAAAACCTTGGCAAAAATTTCAATTTAAACTAAAGTCAAACGATTAA
- a CDS encoding D-isomer specific 2-hydroxyacid dehydrogenase family protein — MTKNNKIAIVNSSSFGKVFPDHLERLHQLGEVHSFTFDSKIDGKTLAEKLQGFNMIIASVTPFFTQAFFDHKDELKLITRHGIGFNNVDLVAAKKHNTIVSIVPALIERDAVAENNVTNLLTVMRRTNLAFQSVVQDKWEERAQFVGHALGGKTVGVIGIGNIGSRVAEILHYGFRCEVLAYDPNKDKVEIAAFGAKKIELPELLERADVICLCASLTEENYHMLSTEEFAKMKDNVYLSNTARGALVEEEALIHALEIGKVAGFATDVLEVESGRADHPYLKYESVIITPHTSAYTMECLEGMGDKCATDCERISVGLLPNRSVQSNSSYLN; from the coding sequence ATGACAAAAAACAATAAAATCGCAATCGTAAATTCAAGTAGTTTTGGAAAAGTATTTCCAGATCATTTAGAGCGGTTGCATCAATTAGGAGAGGTACACAGTTTTACCTTTGATAGTAAAATCGATGGAAAGACGTTAGCCGAAAAATTGCAAGGCTTCAATATGATCATTGCTAGCGTAACTCCTTTTTTCACCCAAGCCTTTTTTGATCACAAAGATGAATTGAAATTGATCACCAGACACGGTATTGGTTTTAACAATGTTGATTTAGTAGCCGCTAAGAAACACAATACGATCGTATCGATTGTGCCGGCTTTGATTGAACGGGATGCAGTGGCTGAAAATAATGTGACCAATCTATTAACTGTTATGAGACGAACCAATTTAGCCTTTCAAAGTGTCGTGCAAGACAAATGGGAAGAACGTGCTCAATTTGTTGGACATGCTCTTGGAGGGAAAACAGTTGGAGTGATTGGAATCGGAAATATTGGTAGCCGGGTTGCTGAAATCCTGCATTATGGTTTTCGCTGTGAGGTGCTGGCTTATGATCCTAATAAAGACAAAGTGGAGATTGCCGCATTTGGTGCCAAAAAAATCGAGCTACCTGAGCTGCTAGAAAGAGCAGATGTAATCTGTTTATGTGCCAGTCTAACAGAGGAGAACTACCACATGCTCTCTACAGAAGAGTTTGCTAAAATGAAAGATAATGTCTACTTATCTAATACGGCTAGAGGAGCATTGGTTGAGGAAGAGGCGTTGATCCATGCATTAGAAATAGGTAAAGTTGCTGGCTTTGCGACTGATGTACTGGAAGTTGAATCTGGTCGTGCTGATCATCCTTATCTTAAATATGAAAGCGTTATTATAACTCCGCATACTTCAGCTTATACCATGGAGTGTCTTGAAGGCATGGGAGATAAATGTGCAACGGATTGTGAGCGGATCTCAGTAGGTCTTCTTCCAAACAGGTCTGTACAGAGCAATAGTTCTTACTTGAATTAG
- a CDS encoding PTS system mannose/fructose/N-acetylgalactosamine-transporter subunit IIB produces MGVVNLVRIDERLIHGQVMLTLSGRDGVNSLFVVDDIVAKDKFMKSLYKSAGGRTGKKTVVMTLEKCKYYWDEFEFKEYSCILISKTVDVIYELVKHGVPMKEINIGGIAQKNETDVFVTKSVYLNKEDALKLKELNEKYHVEDIYFQATPSAPRTNLKEVLAKFNL; encoded by the coding sequence ATGGGAGTAGTAAACTTAGTACGGATAGATGAGCGTTTGATTCATGGACAAGTCATGCTGACACTGTCTGGGCGTGACGGAGTAAATTCATTATTCGTGGTAGATGATATTGTAGCAAAAGATAAATTTATGAAAAGTTTGTATAAAAGTGCTGGAGGTCGTACGGGTAAGAAAACGGTCGTCATGACGCTAGAAAAATGCAAATACTATTGGGATGAATTCGAATTCAAGGAATACAGTTGTATCTTGATTTCCAAAACAGTCGATGTTATCTATGAGTTGGTGAAGCATGGTGTGCCAATGAAAGAAATAAATATCGGAGGTATCGCTCAAAAAAACGAAACTGATGTTTTTGTTACTAAGTCTGTTTATTTAAATAAAGAAGATGCATTAAAACTAAAAGAATTAAATGAAAAGTACCATGTGGAAGATATCTATTTCCAAGCAACACCTTCTGCTCCAAGAACCAATTTGAAAGAAGTTTTAGCAAAATTTAATCTATGA
- a CDS encoding PTS sugar transporter subunit IIA, whose amino-acid sequence MIGIIIATHGKMCDGIVSAADLIIGSTENIKTVNLFQEDNVQDLNGKFLNAIKEVDQQDGVIIFVDLAGASLYNQAVLAVNSLTAEQQKIVHVIAGVNLPMVIDAINQQMINSPIQEAVASVINEAQRGIVSWSAEDSEDDEDDEEEEF is encoded by the coding sequence ATGATTGGAATCATTATTGCTACACATGGAAAAATGTGTGATGGTATCGTCAGCGCAGCCGATTTGATTATCGGCAGTACTGAAAATATCAAAACAGTAAACTTATTTCAAGAAGATAATGTACAAGATTTAAATGGAAAATTTTTAAATGCAATCAAAGAAGTTGATCAACAGGATGGAGTCATTATTTTCGTGGATTTAGCAGGCGCTAGTCTGTATAACCAAGCTGTTTTGGCTGTGAATTCACTTACAGCGGAACAACAAAAGATAGTTCACGTGATTGCAGGTGTCAATTTACCAATGGTTATTGATGCTATCAATCAACAAATGATCAATTCTCCCATCCAAGAGGCAGTCGCCTCCGTAATCAATGAAGCTCAGCGAGGAATCGTGTCATGGTCAGCTGAAGATTCTGAAGACGATGAAGACGATGAAGAAGAAGAGTTCTAG
- a CDS encoding PTS lactose/cellobiose transporter subunit IIA: MEDLEMIIFDIIGHGGNARALAYEALGKARAGEYEECDRLMEECKNEMNLAHNTQTKLVQDEIRGEDIKISLILIHAQDQLMTSMAEQTLIMQMIEMQKELNALKN; the protein is encoded by the coding sequence ATGGAAGATTTGGAAATGATTATTTTCGACATTATTGGGCACGGAGGAAATGCTCGCGCATTGGCCTATGAAGCACTCGGAAAAGCTCGTGCGGGGGAATATGAAGAATGCGACCGATTGATGGAAGAATGTAAAAATGAAATGAATTTGGCTCACAATACGCAAACAAAATTAGTACAAGACGAAATTCGTGGTGAAGATATAAAAATCAGCTTAATATTGATTCACGCTCAAGACCAATTGATGACGTCAATGGCAGAACAAACCTTGATCATGCAAATGATCGAAATGCAAAAAGAATTGAATGCGTTAAAAAACTAA
- a CDS encoding PTS mannose/fructose/sorbose/N-acetylgalactosamine transporter subunit IIC, whose product MDTLTIWQSLIIALWVAAIMSRSFLGGATLTLRFSPLMTGLVVGIVMGDIAGAMVITAAIQLIYMGVFSPGGTMPSEPSIAAAIAVSVALLGDLSPEAAIAVAVPVGLLGSYLYQFRFFLNTFIGKATDRAVESLNHKAISRSIVLYPTIASFILFVPLVFIALFWGAPVIADVIATLEGTVFLHILEVVGGGLAAIGIATTIYVIGRRDYMVFFLLAYFMSVIFRDMGITMVTYAIIGTLVAAIFVLSRNNTAKASSANGTNTVDGSDDDDDDDF is encoded by the coding sequence ATGGATACATTAACAATATGGCAAAGTCTGATTATTGCACTTTGGGTCGCTGCAATCATGTCAAGGTCATTTTTAGGTGGTGCTACTTTAACACTGCGTTTTTCACCATTAATGACTGGTTTAGTAGTTGGGATAGTAATGGGAGATATTGCAGGTGCAATGGTTATCACCGCAGCTATTCAATTGATTTATATGGGGGTATTTTCTCCGGGGGGCACAATGCCTTCTGAACCATCGATTGCTGCAGCTATTGCTGTGTCAGTAGCATTACTGGGAGATCTTTCGCCTGAGGCAGCGATTGCGGTTGCCGTTCCGGTAGGTTTATTAGGCTCTTATCTTTACCAATTCCGTTTCTTTCTTAATACTTTTATTGGAAAAGCTACGGATAGAGCAGTTGAAAGTTTGAATCACAAGGCAATATCTCGGTCTATTGTTCTTTACCCAACAATTGCTTCTTTCATCTTGTTCGTTCCTTTAGTTTTCATTGCGTTATTCTGGGGGGCACCAGTCATTGCGGATGTTATCGCAACTTTGGAAGGGACAGTATTCTTACATATCCTTGAAGTTGTTGGTGGCGGACTAGCAGCCATTGGGATCGCTACAACTATTTATGTTATTGGACGTCGCGATTATATGGTATTTTTCTTATTAGCTTACTTCATGAGTGTAATTTTTAGGGATATGGGCATTACAATGGTAACTTATGCAATTATAGGGACATTGGTTGCGGCAATATTCGTACTAAGTCGGAACAATACTGCAAAAGCATCTTCGGCAAACGGTACAAATACTGTTGATGGATCTGATGATGATGATGACGATGATTTCTAA
- a CDS encoding PTS sugar transporter subunit IIB, giving the protein MKVIMVCSGGMSSAIVVKAIKAEAAKQDFELDMIAVGSGAVEEELKDGDYKLLLVAPQVKHQFGTFEKYANENDVPIEKVEPMGYTPIGAPKTLELIKKYR; this is encoded by the coding sequence ATGAAAGTTATTATGGTTTGTTCAGGTGGAATGTCAAGTGCAATAGTGGTTAAAGCGATTAAAGCGGAAGCTGCAAAGCAAGATTTTGAGTTGGATATGATTGCAGTAGGATCTGGAGCAGTAGAAGAAGAATTGAAAGATGGCGACTATAAACTGTTATTAGTAGCACCTCAAGTCAAACACCAATTTGGGACATTTGAAAAATACGCAAATGAAAACGATGTACCGATTGAAAAGGTTGAACCGATGGGCTATACCCCTATTGGAGCACCTAAAACGTTAGAGTTGATTAAGAAATACCGTTAA
- a CDS encoding GNAT family N-acetyltransferase: protein MKCDYRLIREDEINQIVKIRDYCFRHQYTGNYLEDFLHWAKISKTIGAFDGEKLAGQVMVFPLNMTIHHQPFAMGGISFVATYPEYRNAGVMKNLLTRSLEEMRKQDQLISVLGPFSVSFYRHFGWDLFFDKVDYTFPFDLFNSKKYDMGHLERFSYTENREQLELVKELYHKYALQTNGMMVRNEDWWKRLELRQPDASFALSIAENGQPQGYIRYVMNDQTFEVLDQVALNLTAEKALWEFIKVHRSNFTHVTGAAAAHQSFGTQWDEPQFKKEVVHDKMIRIVDVERFLTVYLFQGLTKRLYLKVTDAFAPWNEGVYRIDSKEVTKLSEKDVSLDECLMMDISSLSSYLVGYHDLKWYQYQGKASGSKHVLKEWDKVIPKNHPQFYGHF, encoded by the coding sequence ATGAAGTGCGATTATCGTTTGATACGAGAAGATGAAATCAATCAGATCGTGAAAATTAGAGACTATTGTTTTCGTCATCAATATACTGGGAATTACTTAGAAGATTTTCTTCACTGGGCTAAAATCAGTAAGACAATTGGCGCATTTGATGGAGAAAAATTAGCCGGACAAGTGATGGTGTTCCCACTAAACATGACGATACATCATCAACCATTTGCTATGGGAGGGATATCATTCGTCGCTACATATCCTGAGTACCGAAATGCAGGAGTTATGAAGAACTTATTGACAAGAAGCTTAGAAGAAATGAGGAAACAAGACCAACTCATATCGGTTTTAGGCCCTTTTTCAGTTTCTTTTTATCGTCATTTTGGTTGGGATTTATTCTTTGATAAAGTCGATTATACGTTTCCCTTTGATTTGTTTAACTCGAAAAAATATGATATGGGTCATTTGGAACGCTTTAGTTATACTGAGAACCGAGAACAATTGGAACTCGTAAAAGAGTTGTACCACAAATATGCTCTTCAAACGAATGGGATGATGGTTCGTAATGAAGACTGGTGGAAACGCTTGGAATTAAGACAGCCAGATGCATCATTTGCTTTAAGTATCGCTGAAAATGGACAGCCTCAAGGATATATCCGTTACGTTATGAACGACCAAACATTTGAAGTACTGGATCAAGTTGCTCTTAACCTGACAGCCGAAAAAGCTTTATGGGAATTCATCAAAGTCCACCGTTCTAATTTCACTCATGTAACGGGTGCGGCAGCTGCTCATCAGTCTTTTGGTACTCAATGGGATGAACCGCAATTCAAAAAAGAAGTAGTGCATGACAAAATGATTCGTATTGTAGATGTTGAACGCTTTTTAACCGTTTATCTATTTCAAGGATTGACCAAGCGATTGTACCTAAAAGTGACAGATGCATTTGCACCTTGGAATGAAGGAGTCTATAGGATTGATTCAAAAGAAGTAACTAAATTGAGTGAGAAAGACGTGTCATTAGATGAGTGTTTAATGATGGACATTTCAAGTTTGTCATCGTATTTAGTAGGCTACCACGACCTTAAGTGGTACCAGTATCAAGGGAAAGCAAGTGGTTCGAAACATGTCTTAAAAGAATGGGACAAAGTAATTCCAAAAAATCATCCACAATTTTATGGCCATTTTTAA
- a CDS encoding PTS system mannose/fructose/sorbose family transporter subunit IID — MTTDTQKVTLTESKKEMAPGELTNKDVSIAYLRWHFANEIPHSFERYLAPSLLYGMMPVLRKLYKDDNDLRAAYKRQLLFFNTQLTWGGGIITGLMSSMEQERAKQEHNNEEIVMTDDLMYNTKAGLMGALSGIGDSIDSGTVQYIFIAIAIPWAQNGLAAGALFPFIAFATYQLLIGLFFARQGFVMGKSATGLMESAGVQNAIELLSILGLFMMGILAGNYVTVSSSLEFVISGRPFIVQETLDTILPGLLPLVTVMGIYWYYVKKGLKVTRALIWLTLILIVLAAVGIL; from the coding sequence ATGACTACTGACACACAAAAAGTAACGCTTACTGAAAGCAAAAAAGAGATGGCACCAGGAGAACTGACAAACAAGGATGTTTCAATAGCTTACTTAAGATGGCACTTTGCAAATGAGATTCCTCATTCATTTGAACGTTACCTGGCACCATCGTTACTATACGGTATGATGCCCGTTTTGCGGAAATTATACAAAGACGATAATGATTTACGCGCAGCGTATAAACGACAATTATTGTTCTTCAATACCCAATTAACATGGGGTGGCGGGATAATCACCGGTTTAATGTCTTCGATGGAACAAGAGCGTGCCAAACAAGAACACAACAACGAAGAAATCGTCATGACAGATGATTTAATGTACAATACTAAGGCCGGTCTAATGGGCGCCTTATCTGGTATTGGTGACTCCATTGATTCAGGAACGGTCCAATATATTTTTATTGCGATCGCCATTCCTTGGGCTCAAAACGGGTTAGCTGCCGGAGCGTTATTCCCATTCATTGCGTTTGCTACTTATCAATTATTGATTGGTTTATTCTTCGCACGTCAAGGATTTGTTATGGGTAAAAGTGCCACAGGCTTGATGGAAAGTGCAGGCGTTCAAAATGCAATCGAATTGTTGTCTATTTTAGGGTTGTTCATGATGGGAATCCTAGCCGGAAACTATGTAACGGTCTCCTCTTCCTTGGAATTTGTGATCTCTGGCAGGCCGTTTATTGTTCAGGAAACGCTGGACACGATTTTACCAGGTTTGCTACCACTTGTAACCGTTATGGGTATTTATTGGTACTATGTCAAGAAAGGTTTAAAAGTTACACGAGCATTGATATGGTTAACATTGATTTTGATCGTATTAGCTGCAGTAGGAATTTTGTAA
- a CDS encoding nuclease-related domain-containing protein → MIVVKKRNKSNYLRTLEAINRRMILSDEEKLHLLNMQKGFEGELFFDSLVEEFLDLDALVLNDLLFTEKGNTFQVDTLILTGDKILLFEVKNYAGNFEFNSHHLLTFPGKEIVNPLNKLDETSIKRRQLLSKLNSNLKLDPVLIFVNSAFTLYNAPIDRPVIFPTQIREHFSKINKSVLPLSKKQHYLADKILKEHHDESAFQHKFPNYTYHFLKKGLWCTECSSPTLTITQRTCSCKTCGYRTSVEETILRQIEDFKLLFPDLKVTTSVIYNWIDSMIPMTRIQKILLKHYTIRGATHGSYYE, encoded by the coding sequence ATGATAGTAGTCAAAAAACGGAACAAATCGAATTATTTACGCACCTTAGAAGCTATAAATAGACGGATGATACTTTCAGATGAGGAAAAACTTCATTTGTTAAATATGCAAAAAGGATTTGAAGGAGAGCTTTTCTTTGATTCGCTGGTAGAAGAATTTTTAGACTTAGACGCATTGGTGTTAAATGATTTACTGTTTACAGAAAAAGGCAACACATTTCAAGTCGATACATTGATTCTGACAGGTGACAAAATCTTATTATTTGAAGTAAAAAATTATGCAGGGAATTTTGAATTCAACTCGCATCATCTTTTAACCTTTCCCGGCAAAGAAATCGTGAATCCATTGAATAAATTAGACGAAACTTCTATCAAAAGGAGGCAACTATTAAGTAAATTAAATAGTAATCTAAAGCTTGATCCTGTCCTCATTTTTGTAAATTCTGCTTTCACTCTTTACAATGCACCAATCGATAGACCAGTCATTTTCCCAACACAAATTCGGGAACACTTTTCCAAAATAAATAAGAGTGTCTTACCATTGTCGAAAAAACAGCACTATCTTGCGGATAAAATACTGAAAGAACACCATGATGAATCAGCTTTTCAACATAAATTTCCAAATTACACTTATCATTTTCTCAAAAAAGGACTATGGTGTACAGAATGCTCCTCCCCTACCCTAACGATTACTCAACGAACCTGTTCATGCAAAACGTGTGGTTATAGAACTTCAGTAGAAGAAACAATTTTGCGTCAAATAGAGGATTTTAAATTATTATTTCCAGATTTAAAGGTAACAACTTCTGTAATTTATAATTGGATTGATTCTATGATTCCAATGACAAGAATTCAAAAGATCTTATTAAAACATTACACCATTCGCGGAGCCACTCATGGTTCCTATTACGAATAA
- a CDS encoding iron-containing alcohol dehydrogenase family protein, translating into MLTDLNVKGGPQFYRYSEGSIGLIPELLQEHAASRLLIVHGVISWEKAKPYLTNVMKLDKEIIYEQYNGECSYNECHRIAEIIKKNKIDFVIGVGGGKLSDTVLYACHLTNTQFGLIPTLASNCAPWAPLSVMYHDNGLAEGKSEHVKRQAAFLITDPALVIDSPVNYFIAGIADTLAKWYESDLILEQETFNDEPFPQMARFAARMCKEKVLAESEKAIADMRAKTISAEFIHISEIIFSIAGLVGGLGDKYARNTAAHAIHDAISAYLPEVHDYLHGEKVAYGIFYQLALEKKWSTIDELIPFYEALNLPKSLTEMGVYPMSEIKLINIVQLIDSKQKVHLLPLQINEESLTTALIDLEKYMTK; encoded by the coding sequence ATGCTTACAGATCTAAATGTGAAAGGCGGGCCGCAGTTTTATCGGTATAGCGAGGGATCAATAGGTCTGATACCTGAACTACTCCAAGAACATGCTGCCAGTCGTCTACTAATTGTGCATGGTGTCATTTCTTGGGAAAAAGCAAAACCTTACTTAACTAACGTAATGAAGCTAGACAAAGAAATTATTTATGAACAGTACAATGGAGAATGCAGTTATAACGAGTGTCACCGTATTGCAGAAATTATTAAAAAAAATAAAATCGATTTTGTTATCGGAGTTGGTGGAGGTAAATTATCCGATACCGTTTTATATGCGTGTCATTTAACCAATACGCAATTTGGCCTTATTCCAACGTTGGCTAGTAATTGTGCACCATGGGCACCACTTTCTGTTATGTATCATGACAATGGTCTGGCAGAAGGGAAATCAGAACATGTTAAGCGTCAAGCCGCTTTCCTAATCACAGATCCAGCGCTGGTGATCGATTCACCAGTCAATTATTTTATTGCTGGAATTGCAGACACGTTGGCAAAATGGTATGAATCAGACTTGATTTTAGAGCAAGAAACCTTTAACGATGAACCCTTTCCACAAATGGCACGTTTTGCTGCTCGTATGTGCAAAGAAAAAGTATTAGCAGAATCTGAAAAAGCCATCGCCGATATGAGAGCAAAAACGATATCAGCTGAATTTATTCATATTTCAGAGATTATTTTTTCCATCGCTGGTTTGGTTGGAGGTTTAGGCGATAAATATGCACGAAATACAGCTGCTCATGCGATCCACGATGCCATCTCTGCTTATTTACCGGAAGTACATGACTATTTGCACGGTGAAAAAGTGGCTTATGGAATTTTTTATCAATTAGCATTAGAAAAAAAGTGGTCGACGATTGATGAATTGATTCCCTTTTATGAAGCGTTAAACTTGCCAAAATCACTAACAGAGATGGGTGTATATCCGATGTCTGAAATTAAGTTAATCAACATTGTTCAATTAATTGACAGCAAACAAAAAGTTCATCTGCTGCCGTTGCAAATAAATGAAGAATCATTAACAACAGCACTAATCGATTTAGAAAAATATATGACTAAATAA
- a CDS encoding PTS sugar transporter subunit IIC yields the protein MTNFLNWLETKFMPPLAKLSEQKHLKAIRDGVISTLSLIIIGCFFLVIGNPPIASWAEAIAPYAAQIAIPFRITTGLMSLYAAYGMGYSLSKSYKLDGVTGGVLSLATFLMLTVPVNVDASLPEGEAIGWVLPMGNLGGSGMFSAILAMIFAVEVLRLFKQKNLMIKMPEQVPDSVARSFEALIPGTFVIVFVWIIRILLGFDINQILINIFTPLNNILGNNLIGVLLPVVLITMLWAAGVHGVSVIGSIVRPMWLVMLEANGQAMVSGTPSNELPYIAPEQFYQWLVWIGGSGATLSLCILLLFTKSAYLKQVGRFSIIPSIFNINEPLIFGTPIVMNPILAIPFVVAPSVTTTISYFAVKFGVINGFSVNAPWTLPAPIGAFLSAGNDWKAAALVLINMTIAGLIYYPFVKVYDKKMVEEEHSEMEDKKNMQVDTAAV from the coding sequence ATGACGAATTTTTTAAATTGGCTTGAAACGAAATTCATGCCACCTTTAGCTAAGCTTTCTGAGCAAAAACATTTAAAAGCCATCCGCGATGGAGTTATCTCGACATTATCTTTGATTATCATTGGGTGTTTCTTCTTAGTTATTGGAAATCCACCGATTGCCTCTTGGGCTGAAGCGATTGCACCTTATGCAGCACAAATTGCGATTCCATTCCGGATCACAACCGGTTTGATGTCTCTCTATGCCGCTTATGGGATGGGATACAGTTTATCAAAATCATATAAGTTAGATGGGGTTACCGGTGGGGTGCTGTCGTTAGCAACCTTTTTAATGTTAACGGTTCCAGTTAACGTAGATGCATCCTTACCTGAAGGAGAAGCAATTGGTTGGGTTCTTCCAATGGGAAATCTTGGCGGATCAGGAATGTTTTCAGCTATTTTAGCTATGATCTTTGCAGTTGAAGTACTGCGTTTATTTAAACAAAAGAACTTGATGATTAAAATGCCAGAACAAGTACCGGATTCCGTTGCCAGAAGTTTTGAAGCATTGATTCCTGGAACATTTGTCATTGTGTTTGTTTGGATTATCCGTATCTTACTTGGCTTTGACATCAACCAAATTTTGATTAATATTTTTACACCATTAAACAATATTTTAGGGAATAATTTGATAGGTGTATTATTGCCAGTAGTCTTGATTACAATGCTATGGGCAGCTGGAGTTCACGGTGTGAGTGTTATTGGCTCGATTGTTCGTCCAATGTGGCTAGTGATGCTTGAAGCAAATGGGCAAGCGATGGTTAGTGGAACACCAAGCAACGAGTTGCCATATATTGCACCCGAACAATTCTACCAATGGTTAGTATGGATCGGTGGATCAGGTGCAACGTTATCACTATGTATCTTATTGCTGTTTACAAAATCAGCATACTTAAAACAAGTTGGACGTTTTTCAATCATTCCTTCCATTTTTAACATTAATGAACCCTTGATTTTTGGAACACCGATTGTTATGAATCCAATTTTAGCGATTCCATTTGTTGTGGCACCATCTGTGACAACAACGATCAGTTACTTTGCAGTGAAGTTTGGTGTCATTAATGGCTTTTCCGTAAATGCTCCTTGGACTTTGCCAGCTCCAATAGGCGCGTTCTTATCAGCTGGAAACGATTGGAAAGCTGCAGCCTTGGTATTGATCAATATGACAATTGCTGGATTGATCTACTACCCATTTGTTAAAGTTTACGATAAGAAAATGGTAGAAGAAGAGCACTCTGAAATGGAAGATAAAAAGAATATGCAAGTGGATACTGCAGCGGTTTAA